Proteins from a single region of Bacteriovorax sp. Seq25_V:
- a CDS encoding glycerol-3-phosphate dehydrogenase/oxidase yields MINSQNQIKDHYDCLIIGGGIVGAGIYRDLSLNGVSTLLIDKKDFSSQTSSKSSKMLHGGIRYLENMDFDLVFEALHEKNLWLRIAPHLCFESPFYLPIFSDSLRPKWMIRCGLFLYDLLSSFHNKPFFMTNKDQTVKALPDIRSNGLIGAGVYHDAIVDDARLTIEVIADGSLNSDCDAINHTSLKSFRFNGNTVTATIIDELSNTEKTVTANEIVFATGPFTDELLIDHPDFKWSRKLLPSKGSHLWLKKDSVNISSPLVLTPKDGRVIFVIPQRNHILIGTTEVEYNGNKFDMQVSDEEVDYLLANLNEYFPNAKVNHEHVVGKFAGLRPLVKEDDTNDRAKTARNHKYYQPKHNMHVILGGKYTTFRVMAKEVASVICKKLNTKYNSTLSMSPFRYKSGIRTFSDQELTEEIINAIKTYEHVRCPEDLRRRTSLP; encoded by the coding sequence ATGATTAATTCACAAAATCAAATTAAAGATCACTATGATTGTCTTATCATTGGTGGTGGAATTGTCGGTGCAGGTATTTATAGGGACCTAAGTCTCAACGGAGTTTCAACACTTCTCATCGATAAAAAGGACTTCTCCTCACAGACAAGTTCAAAGAGTTCTAAAATGCTACATGGAGGCATTCGCTACCTCGAAAACATGGACTTCGATCTAGTTTTTGAAGCCCTTCACGAAAAAAACCTATGGCTAAGAATTGCTCCACATCTATGCTTTGAATCTCCTTTCTATTTGCCAATCTTCAGCGACTCACTAAGGCCAAAATGGATGATTAGATGTGGCCTCTTCCTTTATGACCTACTCTCTAGTTTTCACAACAAGCCTTTTTTTATGACCAACAAGGATCAAACAGTTAAGGCACTCCCAGACATAAGAAGTAATGGACTAATAGGCGCCGGCGTCTACCACGACGCTATCGTCGATGATGCTCGCCTAACTATCGAAGTTATTGCAGACGGGTCACTTAATAGTGATTGCGATGCCATTAATCACACTTCCTTAAAAAGCTTCAGATTCAATGGTAACACCGTCACTGCGACAATCATCGACGAACTAAGCAATACAGAGAAAACAGTAACGGCAAATGAAATTGTCTTTGCAACAGGCCCATTTACAGACGAACTTCTTATTGATCATCCTGATTTCAAATGGAGTCGCAAGCTTCTCCCTTCAAAAGGAAGTCATCTCTGGCTAAAGAAGGACTCAGTCAACATTAGCTCTCCACTAGTATTAACACCCAAGGATGGCAGAGTAATTTTTGTCATCCCGCAAAGAAATCACATTCTAATTGGGACAACAGAAGTTGAATACAACGGAAACAAGTTTGATATGCAAGTAAGCGATGAAGAAGTTGATTATCTACTTGCGAACTTAAATGAGTACTTCCCTAACGCAAAAGTAAATCACGAACATGTTGTAGGCAAATTCGCAGGACTTAGACCTCTTGTTAAAGAAGATGATACAAATGATAGGGCCAAGACAGCACGAAATCATAAGTATTATCAACCAAAGCATAATATGCATGTGATCCTAGGTGGAAAATATACGACTTTTAGAGTCATGGCAAAAGAAGTTGCAAGCGTCATCTGTAAGAAGCTAAATACAAAGTACAATTCAACTCTTTCGATGTCTCCTTTTAGATACAAGTCAGGAATTAGAACTTTTTCAGATCAAGAGCTGACTGAGGAAATCATCAATGCAATCAAAACTTATGAGCACGTGCGGTGTCCCGAAGACTTAAGAAGAAGGACCAGTCTCCCTTAA
- a CDS encoding heavy metal-binding domain-containing protein, which translates to MSKKSNKEDLTRIEDLSEFLHQEDPETDSLFDDEPPPIETIGAPLANLDDLEDDEDSEDFNNFQEFNPNLSSNESEDNNFTDNSDEENLAFPDIPSESDEDVEDATMSFQNSEFPEFPSDDNNELDELGEPEDDTEDSFEMSSESDSEENEFSSEFDDSAYPDYEESPEEQTEELSDGFELSEDNTEEDFEDNTGDEFSAEDEEDYEEQDLAYESVQDEDSFTDSPAAVQVIHEETPSYSSSSDSAPREDFKDVKEFAKNISYGSVQVGGNPAFSILLKDLLSEDVHDSILAILNEHGLLGDNESIYKQSMMLGNLLIAQISEYSAIYLASKLRKYCVDIQVGLSEDIHPSRSYENENKGLVTKRSIFQNKDKKYKKAQHKFSIEDLLVSKQHQIAGTTIVEHIGVITTSRLVSLGDLSEQTTQFDGNGDVSEFKISSTEIYDLMIKTLKDQAFEKGANAIISIGHTLTPVLNHQEEDGDSLYQLQCSGDAVIIEKNG; encoded by the coding sequence ATGAGCAAAAAGTCTAACAAGGAAGATTTAACAAGGATCGAAGACCTCTCGGAATTTCTACACCAAGAGGATCCTGAGACCGATTCTCTCTTTGACGATGAACCACCACCAATTGAGACAATAGGTGCTCCGCTTGCCAATCTCGACGATCTTGAAGACGATGAAGACTCAGAGGACTTCAATAATTTTCAAGAATTCAATCCTAATTTAAGCAGTAATGAATCTGAAGATAATAATTTCACTGATAACTCAGATGAAGAAAATTTGGCATTCCCAGATATTCCAAGTGAATCGGATGAAGACGTAGAAGATGCCACAATGTCTTTTCAAAATTCTGAGTTCCCAGAGTTTCCTTCCGACGATAATAATGAGCTAGATGAGCTAGGTGAGCCAGAAGATGATACAGAAGACTCATTTGAAATGTCTTCAGAGTCAGACTCCGAAGAAAATGAATTCTCTAGCGAGTTTGATGATAGCGCCTACCCAGACTACGAAGAAAGTCCTGAAGAACAGACAGAAGAGCTTAGTGACGGCTTTGAATTAAGCGAAGACAATACAGAAGAAGACTTTGAAGATAATACGGGCGATGAATTTTCTGCAGAGGACGAGGAAGACTACGAAGAGCAAGACCTCGCATATGAATCAGTGCAAGATGAGGACAGTTTTACAGACTCCCCAGCGGCCGTACAAGTTATTCACGAAGAAACACCTTCATACTCATCATCTTCAGACTCAGCACCACGAGAAGATTTTAAAGATGTTAAAGAATTTGCAAAAAATATCTCATACGGTAGCGTGCAAGTCGGTGGAAATCCCGCTTTCTCAATTCTTTTAAAAGATCTGTTAAGCGAAGACGTCCACGATTCAATCCTAGCAATCCTCAATGAGCATGGCCTTCTTGGCGACAATGAATCTATTTACAAACAATCAATGATGCTGGGGAACCTCCTGATTGCCCAAATTTCAGAATATAGTGCAATCTACTTGGCCTCCAAGCTCAGAAAATACTGTGTCGATATCCAAGTTGGGCTATCAGAAGATATCCACCCTAGTCGCTCTTACGAGAATGAGAACAAAGGCCTAGTAACCAAGAGAAGTATCTTTCAAAACAAAGATAAGAAATATAAAAAAGCACAACATAAATTTTCTATTGAAGACCTACTTGTTTCCAAGCAGCATCAAATAGCTGGAACAACAATTGTCGAACATATTGGAGTCATCACGACTTCTCGCCTTGTTTCGCTTGGGGACCTAAGTGAACAAACCACTCAATTCGATGGCAACGGCGACGTCAGTGAATTCAAAATTTCTTCCACAGAAATTTATGACCTCATGATAAAAACACTCAAAGATCAGGCCTTTGAAAAAGGCGCCAACGCAATTATCTCTATTGGGCACACTCTCACTCCAGTACTTAATCATCAAGAAGAAGACGGGGACTCCCTCTATCAACTTCAATGTTCAGGTGATGCAGTGATTATCGAAAAAAATGGATAA
- the secA gene encoding preprotein translocase subunit SecA: protein MLNPMKALFGTKHDRDIKKMQPLVQKINSLEPEMEKLSDEELKAQTPKLKKMLADGAKVRDILPEAFATVREASKRAMGMRHYDVQIIGGIVLFEGKIAEMKTGEGKTLTATLALYLKALEGKGAHLVTVNDYLASRDAEEMGVLYNWLGMTVGCIVSDMSDEDRKAAYQSDITYGTNNEFAFDYLRDNMKFSLDDYVQRDFHFCIVDEVDSILIDEARTPLLISGPSEGDSKLYHVANGVIPKLQVEKHFTIDEKSKSAIFTEEGILKVQEMMKVDNLYDIQNSELLHHLNQALRAHNLFKLDVDYVIKEGEVIIVDEFTGRLKTGSRWSDGLHQAIEAKEGVELKSENQTLASITFQNYFKMYETLSGMTGTADTEAEEFQKIYSLDVVVIPTNLPIARIDDADVIYKNTAAKHRAIVKLIKELHAKGQPVLVGTISIDSSMHLSEELTAAGIAHNVLNAKQHGREAEIIKNAGTKGAITIATNMAGRGTDIKINDEVKALGGLFILGTERHESRRIDNQLRGRSGRQGDPGRSKFFLSLEDDLMRIFGSDRISKVMGTLGMEEDEPIEHKMISNAIAKAQKKVETHNFEIRKHLLEFDNVMNEQRRVIYRIRKDILSDMDNMGFVKEMTEDVASHLIDTYRTEKKVPLENWPWDEMANGFKTTFNTDYEISALECSQKYEGDLDKYFANTAIEILEKKLSAYEEKQVTLALREILLTTFDGHWKDHLLSMDHMKEGINLKAYAQKDPLTEYKREAFRLFEEIRVEVKKSVVRNMFSVRLYTEEEIAELRRKHEEELQKQLDAYRAMQEAEEKQAEAEARRAIPLQRGQVKVGRNDDCPCGSGKKFKHCHGA from the coding sequence ATGCTAAACCCAATGAAGGCTTTATTTGGCACAAAACATGATAGGGATATCAAAAAAATGCAACCACTCGTTCAAAAGATCAATTCTCTTGAACCAGAGATGGAAAAACTAAGCGATGAAGAACTAAAAGCTCAAACACCAAAACTAAAAAAAATGCTAGCAGATGGTGCAAAAGTCAGAGATATACTTCCTGAAGCTTTCGCAACAGTAAGAGAAGCATCAAAAAGAGCAATGGGAATGAGACACTACGATGTACAGATCATCGGTGGTATCGTTCTTTTTGAAGGTAAAATTGCAGAAATGAAGACAGGGGAAGGTAAAACCCTAACTGCGACTCTTGCTCTGTACCTTAAGGCCCTTGAGGGGAAAGGTGCTCACCTTGTAACAGTTAACGACTACCTTGCAAGTCGTGATGCGGAAGAAATGGGTGTACTCTACAACTGGTTAGGAATGACTGTTGGTTGTATTGTTTCAGACATGAGTGACGAAGATAGAAAAGCCGCTTACCAATCAGATATTACTTACGGAACAAATAACGAATTCGCATTCGATTATCTAAGAGACAATATGAAATTCTCTCTTGATGACTATGTTCAAAGAGATTTCCATTTTTGTATTGTAGATGAGGTTGACTCGATTTTAATTGATGAAGCGAGAACTCCCCTACTAATCTCAGGACCAAGTGAAGGTGACTCTAAACTATATCACGTAGCAAATGGAGTGATCCCAAAACTACAAGTAGAAAAGCACTTCACAATTGATGAAAAATCAAAATCTGCAATCTTTACAGAAGAAGGTATTTTAAAAGTTCAAGAAATGATGAAAGTAGATAACCTCTACGATATTCAAAATTCAGAACTTCTTCACCACTTAAACCAGGCGCTACGTGCTCACAACCTATTTAAACTTGACGTTGATTACGTTATTAAAGAAGGTGAAGTAATTATCGTTGACGAGTTCACTGGTCGATTAAAAACTGGTTCTCGTTGGTCTGATGGTCTACACCAAGCAATCGAAGCAAAAGAAGGCGTTGAACTAAAAAGTGAAAACCAAACTCTAGCTTCAATTACATTTCAAAATTACTTTAAAATGTATGAAACGCTTTCAGGGATGACTGGTACTGCCGATACTGAAGCAGAAGAATTTCAAAAGATCTACAGCCTTGATGTTGTGGTAATCCCAACGAACCTACCGATTGCAAGAATTGACGATGCAGATGTTATCTACAAAAACACAGCTGCGAAGCACAGAGCAATCGTGAAACTTATCAAAGAACTGCACGCTAAAGGTCAGCCTGTTCTTGTTGGTACCATTTCAATTGACAGCTCAATGCACTTATCTGAAGAGCTTACAGCTGCAGGTATTGCACACAACGTACTAAATGCTAAGCAACACGGAAGAGAAGCCGAAATTATTAAGAATGCTGGTACAAAAGGTGCAATCACAATTGCAACGAATATGGCCGGTCGTGGTACAGATATTAAAATCAATGACGAGGTCAAGGCCCTAGGTGGTCTATTTATTCTTGGAACAGAAAGACACGAGTCTCGTCGTATCGATAACCAACTAAGAGGTCGTTCAGGTCGTCAAGGTGACCCTGGTCGTTCAAAATTCTTCCTATCTCTCGAAGATGATCTTATGAGAATTTTTGGAAGTGATAGAATTTCAAAAGTTATGGGAACTCTTGGAATGGAAGAAGATGAGCCAATCGAGCACAAGATGATCTCTAACGCCATCGCAAAAGCACAGAAAAAAGTTGAAACTCACAACTTTGAAATTAGAAAGCACCTTCTTGAATTTGACAACGTAATGAACGAGCAAAGACGAGTCATCTATAGAATCAGAAAAGATATTCTATCAGACATGGACAATATGGGATTTGTTAAAGAAATGACAGAAGACGTTGCTTCTCACCTAATCGATACATATAGAACTGAAAAGAAAGTACCTCTTGAAAACTGGCCATGGGATGAAATGGCAAATGGTTTCAAAACAACTTTCAACACTGATTACGAAATATCTGCCCTTGAGTGCTCTCAAAAATACGAAGGTGACCTCGATAAATATTTCGCAAATACTGCAATCGAAATTCTTGAAAAGAAACTTTCTGCTTATGAAGAAAAGCAAGTTACTCTTGCTCTAAGAGAAATTCTTCTCACTACTTTTGATGGGCACTGGAAAGATCACCTACTTTCAATGGACCATATGAAAGAAGGTATCAACCTTAAAGCATATGCTCAAAAAGACCCTCTAACTGAATACAAGAGAGAAGCTTTCAGACTATTTGAAGAAATCAGAGTTGAAGTTAAAAAGAGTGTTGTAAGAAATATGTTCTCAGTAAGACTTTATACTGAAGAAGAAATTGCAGAGCTTAGAAGAAAGCACGAAGAAGAGCTTCAAAAGCAACTTGATGCTTACAGAGCAATGCAAGAAGCTGAAGAAAAACAAGCAGAAGCAGAAGCAAGAAGAGCGATTCCACTTCAAAGAGGACAAGTAAAAGTTGGAAGAAATGACGACTGTCCATGTGGATCAGGAAAGAAATTTAAACATTGTCACGGGGCTTAA
- a CDS encoding M23 family metallopeptidase gives MSRFYTIMVIPEKEKGVKSFRVPRIIFNSFIFFILVVVAIIGILSYDYVKILRQVYENRHLSIENRQLKEQIQLFNMKLNTLTDDIERVQQFEKKLRVITGFKDVNQTKPLKFNPGIEAKDLDHDHSHGGKSPSERSPDSISLPTEEDDLISEVKKTVEEVSSVEKFQDIKDLYERKIATNFGLLTGYSYTKEWNELIKQSFKLAISFAYFDYRFTIMRQIAGALENRINGLDQYLLDKDSFLKSTPTLLPSYGWITSYYGPRVSHYSDRVKMHEGLDVGAPVGTDILAPADGIVKTSSKTPGFGYYIEIDHGYGLETLYAHNSQLLVKKGQRVKRGDLIGKTGNTGLSTGPHLHYEVRVNGTPVDPLYYILD, from the coding sequence TTGAGTCGTTTTTACACAATCATGGTAATTCCCGAAAAGGAAAAAGGTGTTAAGTCCTTTAGGGTTCCACGAATAATATTCAATAGTTTTATTTTCTTCATCTTGGTTGTTGTGGCGATAATCGGTATCCTAAGTTACGACTATGTGAAGATTCTTAGACAAGTTTACGAAAACAGACACCTTTCGATCGAAAATAGACAACTCAAAGAACAGATTCAGCTCTTCAATATGAAACTCAACACTCTCACTGATGATATTGAGAGAGTTCAACAATTTGAAAAGAAATTGAGGGTCATTACTGGCTTTAAAGACGTTAACCAAACGAAGCCTTTAAAGTTTAACCCTGGTATTGAGGCCAAAGATCTCGACCACGACCACTCTCATGGCGGCAAATCACCAAGTGAACGTTCTCCGGACTCAATCTCCCTTCCTACGGAAGAGGATGACCTTATTTCTGAGGTAAAAAAAACAGTCGAAGAAGTTAGCTCTGTCGAAAAGTTTCAAGACATCAAAGATTTATACGAACGTAAAATAGCGACCAACTTTGGTCTTCTTACTGGTTATAGTTATACTAAAGAGTGGAACGAATTAATTAAGCAGAGTTTTAAACTCGCTATCAGTTTTGCTTATTTCGATTATCGCTTTACCATTATGAGACAGATTGCTGGCGCCTTAGAAAATAGGATTAACGGCCTTGATCAATACCTCTTAGATAAAGATTCATTTTTAAAGTCCACGCCGACGCTACTGCCGTCATATGGTTGGATTACGTCTTACTACGGCCCACGTGTCAGTCACTACTCAGATAGAGTGAAGATGCACGAAGGACTTGATGTTGGAGCCCCTGTTGGAACAGATATTCTCGCCCCTGCAGATGGAATCGTTAAAACATCGAGTAAGACTCCTGGTTTTGGTTACTATATCGAAATCGACCATGGATATGGACTAGAAACACTATACGCTCACAACTCGCAGCTTCTTGTCAAAAAAGGACAAAGAGTTAAAAGAGGTGATTTAATTGGAAAGACAGGAAACACAGGTCTTTCAACAGGTCCTCACCTTCACTATGAAGTTCGCGTTAACGGAACGCCAGTGGATCCTCTTTACTACATTTTAGATTAG
- a CDS encoding Stp1/IreP family PP2C-type Ser/Thr phosphatase — MEFIAAGISDIGRKRDTNQDSIYLNNSDHVYIVADGMGGHSGGELASTMAIKHMSEYLKSVDLKNARDKHMKDAILYANNNIKRFADNDETLRGMGTTVVAMIFGDDNVTIGNVGDSRAYLISRENIFQLSKDHSLVQEKMNMGLYTRQQALEDPHKNILSRTVGFEENVKIDVFNYKLKKGDFFLICSDGLHGKVSDEDIIYMIKKDLIGKKLSFTKIRDCVQRLVRQANENGGQDNISVIIAAAQ, encoded by the coding sequence TTGGAATTTATAGCTGCAGGGATTAGCGATATCGGAAGAAAAAGAGATACAAATCAAGACTCGATTTATCTAAATAACTCGGACCATGTCTATATTGTAGCAGACGGAATGGGAGGACACTCTGGAGGAGAACTCGCATCAACAATGGCCATCAAACATATGTCAGAGTATCTCAAATCAGTAGATCTTAAAAATGCACGCGACAAGCACATGAAAGATGCAATCTTATATGCTAATAACAACATTAAAAGATTTGCTGACAATGACGAAACTTTAAGAGGAATGGGAACAACTGTGGTTGCGATGATTTTCGGTGACGACAATGTAACTATTGGTAACGTTGGAGACTCTCGCGCCTACTTGATTAGTCGTGAAAATATCTTTCAACTCTCTAAAGATCACTCACTAGTTCAAGAAAAAATGAACATGGGTCTTTATACTAGACAACAAGCATTAGAAGACCCTCATAAGAATATTCTTTCGCGCACAGTCGGCTTTGAAGAAAATGTAAAAATTGACGTCTTCAATTATAAATTGAAAAAAGGCGACTTCTTTCTTATCTGTTCTGACGGTTTACACGGAAAAGTATCAGATGAAGATATCATCTATATGATTAAAAAAGACCTAATCGGTAAAAAACTGAGCTTCACAAAAATAAGAGACTGCGTCCAAAGACTAGTGCGACAGGCCAATGAAAATGGTGGTCAAGACAATATCTCGGTCATCATCGCTGCTGCGCAATAG